A stretch of the Clavibacter sp. B3I6 genome encodes the following:
- a CDS encoding Dabb family protein, whose protein sequence is MTLRHVVSWKLADRDPAALDRDAARVREALETLPGLVPGVRSFQVGRDVVGSARSHDLVLIADFDDRAGLEAYDVHPEHQRVAAFVRSLVASAASVDFEV, encoded by the coding sequence ATGACCCTCCGCCACGTCGTCTCCTGGAAGCTCGCCGACCGCGATCCCGCCGCCCTCGACCGGGACGCCGCGCGCGTCCGCGAGGCGCTCGAGACGCTGCCCGGGCTCGTGCCCGGCGTCCGCTCCTTCCAGGTGGGACGCGACGTGGTCGGATCCGCGCGCAGCCACGACCTCGTGCTCATCGCCGACTTCGACGACCGCGCGGGGCTGGAGGCCTACGACGTGCACCCCGAGCACCAGCGCGTCGCCGCGTTCGTGCGCAGCCTGGTCGCGTCCGCGGCGTCGGTCGACTTCGAGGTGTAG